In Desulfotignum phosphitoxidans DSM 13687, a single window of DNA contains:
- a CDS encoding multiheme c-type cytochrome translates to MKKQVCNHNTIFKAVILAIVPAVLGWGAVALSNPTQTLDLDRFIDPETCAGCHYEIFEQWSNSMHNLAHKDPVYNRVANFLRQGLFDQAEIDEAESCVKCHTPVGVITGFPEKLSDDLSKTPAIAAHGIQCDYCHSAVDVQKMFNNGLVLEPGYGEDDPGIKHGPFDDAEPDFHEAAYSPLHESAEFCGTCHDVKHVTFGTDLETTYTEWKNSPYNSDDPDERITCQGCHMYQRPGVPATATTERPENPGSAADYSMERPHIFTHYFVGANSGVPASFGDSEKPDMAKARLQHAANLDLDLSNLDKNQLGIIVSNTGAGHSLPTGLADMRQMWLEVIIQDKNGTRIFETGILDDKKELPENTLIYRTVFGDGKGNPVLNLAKAREVLHDNRIPAKGQAKEMITLDRALEKGSEIQVRLLYRSMPQKVLNLLPGEPLGPLPVVEMVRTSHTL, encoded by the coding sequence ATGAAAAAACAGGTCTGCAACCACAACACCATTTTCAAAGCGGTGATTTTAGCGATTGTCCCGGCAGTCCTCGGGTGGGGGGCTGTTGCGTTGTCTAATCCGACCCAGACATTGGACCTGGACCGGTTTATTGATCCGGAAACCTGTGCCGGGTGTCATTATGAGATTTTTGAGCAATGGTCCAATTCCATGCACAACCTGGCCCACAAGGACCCGGTATATAACCGGGTGGCCAATTTTCTGCGCCAGGGGCTTTTCGACCAGGCAGAGATCGACGAGGCGGAATCGTGCGTGAAATGCCACACCCCGGTGGGCGTGATCACCGGATTTCCGGAAAAACTGTCTGATGATCTGTCAAAGACTCCTGCTATCGCTGCCCATGGCATTCAGTGTGATTACTGTCATTCCGCCGTGGATGTGCAGAAAATGTTTAACAACGGGCTGGTGCTGGAACCCGGGTATGGGGAAGATGATCCTGGTATCAAACACGGGCCGTTTGACGATGCAGAACCTGATTTTCACGAGGCGGCCTATTCCCCCCTGCATGAGAGTGCTGAATTCTGCGGCACCTGCCATGATGTCAAACATGTGACGTTTGGCACGGATCTGGAAACCACGTACACGGAATGGAAAAACAGCCCGTATAATTCAGATGATCCGGATGAACGTATCACCTGCCAGGGGTGTCATATGTACCAGCGGCCCGGCGTGCCGGCCACCGCCACCACGGAACGGCCTGAAAACCCGGGATCTGCCGCAGATTACAGCATGGAAAGACCCCATATCTTCACCCATTATTTTGTGGGGGCCAATTCCGGCGTGCCGGCATCTTTCGGAGATTCGGAGAAACCGGATATGGCAAAGGCGCGCTTGCAGCATGCAGCCAACCTGGATCTGGATCTGTCGAATCTGGACAAAAATCAGCTGGGCATCATTGTTTCCAATACCGGGGCCGGCCATTCCCTGCCCACGGGTCTGGCGGACATGCGCCAGATGTGGCTGGAAGTCATTATCCAGGACAAGAACGGGACCCGGATTTTTGAAACCGGGATTCTGGATGACAAAAAGGAACTGCCTGAAAATACGTTGATTTACAGAACGGTGTTCGGGGACGGCAAAGGCAATCCGGTTCTCAACCTGGCCAAGGCCAGAGAAGTGCTTCATGACAACCGGATTCCGGCAAAAGGACAGGCAAAAGAAATGATCACTCTGGACCGGGCCCTGGAAAAAGGATCGGAAATTCAGGTCCGGCTGCTGTACCGGAGCATGCCCCAGAAGGTGCTGAATCTGCTTCCCGGTGAGCCGTTAGGCCCTTTGCCCGTGGTGGAAATGGTTCGGACGTCCCATACGCTGTGA
- the fumC gene encoding class II fumarate hydratase, translating into MTARTETDFMGEIHVPENVYWGAQTQRAFENFNIGDETMPIPVIRAFGYLKKAAALVNGSFGLLPDDKVRIIAQVCDEIIKGDLDGHFPLKVWQTGSGTQTNMNVNEVIAGRARKLSGQKLHPNDDVNKSQSSNDAFPTAMHMAAYDLLVTTTMPALKALYRELAQKSREWEAIVKIGRTHFMDAVPLTLGQEFSGYAAMVEQDIRVLTDHLPLLARLAIGGTVLGTGLNSPEGFDVKMTKMLAKFTGHPFVPAPNKFAVLAAHDDLVACHGALKTVAVSLMKIANDIRMLGSGPRCGIGELQLPANEPGSSIMPGKVNPTQAEALTMVCAQVMGNDTTLSVAGASGHFELNVFKPVIIYNFLQSARLLGNAADSFTRNCIRGLLPNQKTIQAHLENSLMLVTALAPEFGYDKAAVIAKKAHAQGITLEQAACDLGYLTKDEFRQLVDPSAMTRPFNIDK; encoded by the coding sequence ATGACGGCACGCACTGAAACTGACTTCATGGGAGAGATCCATGTCCCTGAGAACGTGTATTGGGGGGCACAGACCCAGCGGGCTTTTGAAAATTTCAACATCGGTGATGAAACCATGCCCATTCCGGTGATCCGGGCGTTTGGATATCTGAAAAAAGCGGCAGCCCTGGTAAACGGAAGTTTCGGGTTGCTGCCGGATGACAAGGTTCGGATCATCGCGCAGGTGTGCGATGAGATCATTAAGGGAGATCTGGACGGTCATTTTCCGTTAAAAGTATGGCAGACCGGGTCCGGAACCCAGACCAACATGAACGTCAACGAAGTCATTGCCGGCCGGGCCCGGAAACTGTCCGGGCAAAAGCTGCATCCCAATGATGATGTCAATAAATCCCAGTCCTCCAATGACGCGTTTCCCACAGCCATGCACATGGCAGCCTATGATCTGCTGGTTACGACCACGATGCCGGCCCTGAAAGCCCTTTACCGGGAACTGGCCCAAAAGAGCCGGGAATGGGAAGCGATTGTTAAAATCGGCCGGACCCATTTCATGGATGCGGTGCCGTTGACCCTGGGCCAGGAATTTTCCGGATATGCGGCCATGGTGGAACAGGATATCCGGGTGCTGACGGATCACCTGCCTCTGCTGGCTCGCCTGGCCATCGGCGGCACGGTCCTGGGCACCGGCCTGAATTCCCCGGAAGGGTTTGATGTGAAAATGACAAAGATGCTGGCAAAATTCACAGGACACCCGTTTGTCCCGGCCCCCAACAAATTTGCGGTCCTGGCAGCCCATGACGATCTGGTGGCCTGTCACGGGGCACTTAAAACCGTGGCCGTGAGCCTCATGAAAATCGCCAATGACATCCGGATGCTGGGGTCCGGCCCCCGGTGCGGCATCGGCGAGCTTCAGCTGCCGGCCAATGAACCGGGGTCCTCCATCATGCCCGGCAAGGTGAACCCGACCCAGGCCGAAGCCCTGACCATGGTGTGCGCCCAGGTGATGGGCAATGATACGACCCTGTCCGTGGCCGGAGCATCCGGACATTTTGAGCTCAATGTGTTCAAGCCGGTGATCATTTACAATTTTCTGCAGTCGGCCCGGCTGCTGGGGAATGCAGCGGATTCATTCACCAGAAATTGTATCCGGGGGCTTTTGCCCAATCAGAAAACCATTCAGGCCCATCTGGAAAATTCATTGATGCTGGTCACGGCCCTGGCCCCGGAATTCGGATATGACAAGGCCGCCGTGATCGCCAAAAAAGCCCACGCCCAAGGGATCACCCTGGAGCAGGCTGCCTGCGATCTGGGGTATCTGACCAAAGACGAATTCCGGCAATTGGTGGACCCCTCTGCCATGACCCGGCCGTTCAATATCGATAAATAG
- a CDS encoding TIGR01212 family radical SAM protein (This family includes YhcC from E. coli K-12, an uncharacterized radical SAM protein.), translating to MTSMDRSKRYTDYNSYLRGMFGERVQKIAVDAGLTCPNRDGTLSSKGCIYCNAKGSGTGAFARGMGIREQIEAGKIPMMKKYKAKKFLAYFQSFTNTYTSVEIMRAMYDAAFSCEGVVGMAVGTRPDCVDERKLDLIGSYAQKYLVWLEYGLQSIHDTTLAFINRGHTLKDFENAVAMTRGKGIQICAHVILGLPGETRDMMLDTARYLADSGIHGVKIHLLYVIKDTPLDRLFLAGKYQPMTQREYVETVCDFLALLPEQMVIQRITGDPHGSELRAPVWAGRYRETFNLIQQALAHRDTFQGKKYQPKNPA from the coding sequence ATGACTTCCATGGATCGATCAAAGCGGTACACCGACTATAACAGCTATCTGCGGGGTATGTTCGGCGAGCGGGTTCAGAAGATTGCTGTGGATGCGGGTCTGACCTGTCCCAACCGGGACGGCACGCTGTCGAGCAAAGGCTGTATCTACTGCAATGCCAAGGGGTCCGGTACCGGGGCCTTTGCCCGGGGTATGGGTATCAGGGAGCAGATCGAGGCCGGCAAGATTCCCATGATGAAAAAATACAAGGCAAAGAAATTTCTGGCTTATTTTCAGTCGTTTACCAATACCTACACCTCGGTTGAAATTATGCGGGCGATGTATGATGCCGCGTTTTCCTGCGAGGGGGTGGTGGGCATGGCCGTGGGCACCCGGCCGGACTGTGTGGATGAACGAAAGCTGGATCTGATCGGGTCTTATGCGCAAAAATATCTGGTGTGGCTGGAATATGGGCTTCAGTCGATTCATGACACCACGCTGGCGTTTATCAACCGGGGGCACACGCTGAAAGATTTTGAAAACGCCGTGGCCATGACCCGGGGAAAAGGCATCCAAATCTGTGCCCACGTGATTCTGGGGCTGCCCGGAGAAACCCGGGACATGATGCTGGACACGGCCCGGTATCTGGCGGACTCCGGTATTCACGGGGTCAAGATCCACCTGCTGTATGTGATCAAAGACACGCCGCTGGACCGTCTGTTTCTGGCGGGAAAGTATCAGCCCATGACACAGAGGGAATATGTGGAAACCGTGTGTGATTTTCTGGCGCTTTTGCCCGAACAGATGGTGATTCAGCGGATCACAGGCGATCCCCATGGCAGCGAGCTGCGGGCCCCGGTATGGGCCGGGAGATACCGGGAAACTTTCAACCTGATCCAGCAGGCCCTGGCACACCGGGATACCTTTCAGGGGAAAAAATATCAGCCGAAGAACCCGGCCTGA
- a CDS encoding MFS transporter yields MADRSKTAFDIPNIRWFIAFRVFFNSRFYYPVFTILFLDFGLTVAQFSVLNAVWAATIVLAEVPSGAVADIIGRKRLLNFAAGVMIFEIGIISFMPRIDPVLIFSVFLVNRVLSGLAEAAASGADEALAYDSLNEAGMADQWGRVLEVLMRYQAIGFVIAMTVGAVVYDPNLMGRLADLMGLGVTPTQEVTMRFPLYLTFVLALLAFVSTLKMTEPEQAAAASSERSVKQTLAVTLNAGIWIMKTPFVLWVMLFGMLLDGTIRMVITLSSQYYRMIGIPESLFGIMGSVVALMGVVVPKIARQIAENQSPQTALLITAGLAVAGLAAMNGFWHWVGIVPALVTFAAMNFTGFFVSFYINRETDSRQRATVLSFKGLSYNVSYGLLGVAYALVLKLAKAGVDPAAGLSAETIENQVFVDTFFWFPLFFAVNFLVLAAVYAVRFKARKQP; encoded by the coding sequence ATGGCCGACCGATCGAAAACCGCGTTTGATATCCCCAATATCCGGTGGTTCATCGCATTCCGGGTCTTTTTCAATTCCCGGTTCTACTATCCGGTGTTCACCATTCTGTTTCTGGATTTCGGCCTGACCGTGGCCCAGTTTTCGGTGCTCAATGCGGTCTGGGCCGCCACCATCGTACTGGCGGAGGTGCCGTCCGGTGCGGTGGCCGACATCATCGGCAGAAAGCGGCTGTTGAACTTTGCCGCCGGCGTGATGATTTTTGAAATCGGTATCATCAGTTTCATGCCCCGGATCGATCCGGTGCTGATTTTTTCCGTGTTCCTGGTGAACCGGGTGCTCAGCGGCCTGGCAGAGGCGGCGGCCAGCGGTGCGGACGAGGCCCTGGCCTATGACAGCCTGAATGAGGCGGGCATGGCCGACCAGTGGGGCCGGGTCCTGGAGGTGCTCATGCGGTACCAGGCCATCGGGTTTGTCATCGCCATGACCGTCGGGGCTGTGGTGTATGATCCTAATCTCATGGGCCGGCTGGCGGATCTGATGGGCCTGGGTGTCACACCGACTCAAGAGGTGACCATGCGGTTTCCGTTGTACCTGACCTTTGTGCTGGCCCTGCTGGCATTTGTGAGCACCCTGAAGATGACGGAGCCGGAACAGGCGGCAGCAGCGTCCTCGGAACGGTCCGTGAAACAAACCCTGGCCGTGACCCTGAACGCCGGCATCTGGATCATGAAAACCCCGTTTGTCCTGTGGGTGATGCTGTTCGGCATGCTGCTGGACGGCACCATCCGCATGGTCATCACCCTGTCCAGCCAGTACTACCGGATGATCGGCATTCCGGAATCCCTGTTCGGCATCATGGGGTCGGTGGTGGCGCTTATGGGGGTGGTGGTGCCGAAAATCGCCCGGCAGATTGCAGAAAACCAGTCTCCCCAGACAGCGCTTTTGATTACGGCGGGCCTGGCCGTGGCAGGGCTTGCTGCCATGAACGGGTTCTGGCACTGGGTGGGAATCGTGCCGGCCCTGGTAACCTTTGCCGCCATGAATTTCACCGGTTTTTTTGTCAGCTTCTACATCAACCGGGAAACCGATTCCCGGCAGCGGGCCACGGTGCTGAGCTTCAAGGGGTTGTCCTACAATGTTTCCTACGGGTTGCTGGGGGTGGCCTACGCCCTGGTGTTGAAACTGGCCAAAGCCGGGGTGGATCCGGCGGCGGGCCTGTCTGCGGAAACCATTGAAAACCAGGTGTTCGTGGATACGTTTTTCTGGTTTCCATTGTTTTTTGCAGTGAATTTTCTGGTGCTGGCAGCGGTGTATGCCGTCCGGTTCAAAGCAAGAAAGCAGCCCTAG
- a CDS encoding class I SAM-dependent methyltransferase has protein sequence MTFSNYIMEDKDEIQRLDLKTDLHALEKQITWAGLKPGMTVADMGCGPGKTTFHLNRLVSPGGTVTGVDISQERIDYAKTRYMGTGIRYCLGDLRKPMPHLGTFDFIFLRFVLEFYRTGAAEIVANLASLLNPDGILCLADLDHNCLSHYGLPLKLENALMGVMTSLEKNTAFDPYAGRKLYAHLYDLGFEDIRVKVSPHHLIYGKIGENEAFNWRKKIETAAKNSGYDFSEFDNGYEGFRKISREFFTNPRRFTYTPIICCRGRNPR, from the coding sequence ATGACATTTTCAAATTACATCATGGAAGATAAAGATGAAATTCAGCGTCTGGATTTAAAAACCGATCTTCATGCCCTCGAAAAACAGATAACGTGGGCTGGATTGAAACCTGGCATGACTGTTGCGGATATGGGATGCGGCCCGGGAAAGACCACTTTTCATTTAAATCGCCTGGTATCTCCAGGCGGCACAGTAACCGGTGTAGACATCTCACAGGAAAGAATTGACTATGCCAAAACCCGCTATATGGGCACCGGTATCCGGTACTGTCTGGGGGATCTGAGAAAGCCGATGCCGCATCTGGGAACATTTGATTTTATATTTCTGCGGTTTGTGCTTGAATTCTACAGAACCGGGGCAGCTGAAATTGTGGCAAACCTTGCGTCTCTGCTCAACCCGGACGGAATTCTATGCCTTGCCGATCTCGATCATAACTGTCTGAGCCACTACGGGCTACCGCTGAAACTTGAAAATGCCCTCATGGGTGTAATGACTTCGCTTGAAAAAAACACAGCATTTGATCCTTATGCCGGTCGAAAGCTCTATGCACATTTGTATGATCTGGGTTTTGAAGATATTCGGGTCAAGGTATCTCCACACCACCTGATCTATGGAAAGATAGGGGAAAATGAGGCGTTCAACTGGCGAAAAAAAATAGAGACTGCCGCAAAAAATTCCGGGTATGATTTCAGTGAATTTGACAACGGATATGAGGGTTTCAGAAAAATAAGCCGGGAATTTTTCACCAACCCCAGGCGGTTCACCTATACGCCCATTATCTGTTGCCGGGGCCGCAATCCCAGATGA
- a CDS encoding DsrE family protein, with product MTNNVVIALSCGTNDTNRATRAIHLATIAHKEGKNTSLFLLDEGVYLAKEGIITHVRAATGDVADDLLAYLQAHEVPILVCTPCASARQIKEEDLIEGARMASAAEFINLSCDAAVISL from the coding sequence ATGACAAACAATGTGGTAATCGCACTGTCGTGTGGCACCAATGACACCAATCGGGCGACCCGGGCCATTCACCTGGCCACCATCGCGCACAAGGAAGGGAAAAATACCAGTCTGTTTTTACTGGATGAAGGGGTATATCTGGCCAAAGAAGGGATCATTACCCATGTGAGGGCTGCCACCGGGGATGTGGCCGATGACCTTTTAGCCTATCTTCAGGCCCATGAGGTGCCGATTCTGGTGTGCACCCCCTGTGCCAGTGCCCGCCAGATCAAGGAAGAAGATCTGATCGAGGGTGCACGCATGGCATCGGCTGCGGAATTCATTAATTTGTCCTGTGATGCCGCAGTGATCAGCCTGTAA
- a CDS encoding adenine nucleotide alpha hydrolase family protein, translated as MNNDLSYSQWIEKNHSTLKAFGSKQLVLSFSGGKDSSVLLHFFSLAQQDYDFDLHVHGVAVPSHVFNTRERDRLTRYWKKRSIEIVWHESVPEQEALMDEMVATGKTPCLLCSRIKKKRLLSYFNTGQFPHQNLVVVIGYTLWDLASATIEHTLRTGFGGGGTGNFQGTLPEDRFLEISQRFFPLLELKNGITVFKPLIQYNDPQIQAATKKYDIPTTREPCRFKTLRPKRLLANYYSLFGLNFNYDDVHSFAGNAFNLPEIDFFQSLDIKTYIYKMI; from the coding sequence ATGAACAACGATCTGTCCTATTCCCAATGGATAGAAAAAAATCATTCCACATTAAAGGCCTTTGGATCTAAACAGCTGGTTCTCTCCTTTTCCGGAGGAAAAGATTCTTCGGTTCTGCTTCATTTTTTCTCTCTGGCACAACAAGATTATGATTTTGACCTGCATGTGCACGGGGTCGCTGTTCCCAGTCATGTGTTCAACACCCGGGAAAGGGACCGACTGACCCGGTACTGGAAAAAACGCAGCATCGAAATCGTCTGGCACGAATCTGTTCCAGAACAGGAAGCCTTGATGGATGAAATGGTTGCTACAGGGAAAACTCCGTGCCTGTTATGCAGCCGGATCAAAAAAAAACGTCTGTTGTCTTATTTCAATACCGGTCAGTTTCCGCATCAAAACCTGGTTGTTGTCATCGGGTACACGCTCTGGGATCTTGCCAGTGCCACCATTGAACACACATTACGGACCGGGTTCGGGGGCGGGGGAACGGGTAATTTCCAGGGCACCCTCCCGGAGGACAGATTTCTGGAAATCTCTCAACGATTTTTTCCCCTGCTTGAACTGAAAAACGGAATTACCGTTTTCAAACCCCTGATCCAGTACAATGACCCCCAAATTCAGGCCGCAACGAAAAAATATGATATTCCGACCACCCGGGAACCATGCCGTTTCAAAACCCTTCGCCCCAAGCGGCTGCTGGCGAACTACTATTCTTTATTCGGGCTCAATTTCAATTACGATGATGTGCACTCCTTTGCCGGCAACGCCTTCAACCTGCCGGAAATTGATTTTTTCCAGTCACTTGATATCAAAACCTATATCTACAAAATGATCTGA
- a CDS encoding dihydrofolate reductase family protein, protein MEVILLMAMTVDGKIARNQMELVNWTGSKDKQYFVKITRNAGVVIMGSKTFDTIGHPLPGRKNIVLTRDKTRKSDDSSLVFTDQAPAQILADLKRQGFEQAALIGGSVINSLFAKENLITQIHLTLVPAVFGQGLSLFNTSLDLSLAYETCKEIEKGHLLLIYKVIPHV, encoded by the coding sequence ATGGAAGTGATTCTGCTCATGGCCATGACCGTGGACGGTAAAATCGCCAGAAATCAGATGGAACTGGTCAACTGGACCGGAAGTAAAGACAAGCAGTATTTTGTAAAGATCACCCGGAACGCCGGGGTGGTGATCATGGGATCCAAAACCTTTGACACCATCGGCCATCCTTTGCCGGGAAGAAAAAACATTGTCTTGACCAGGGACAAAACCCGGAAAAGTGATGATTCGTCCCTGGTGTTCACCGATCAGGCACCGGCACAGATACTGGCGGATCTGAAGCGCCAGGGGTTTGAGCAGGCCGCCCTGATCGGCGGATCGGTCATCAACTCTTTGTTTGCCAAAGAAAATCTCATCACTCAGATCCATTTGACGCTGGTACCGGCCGTGTTCGGCCAGGGGCTGTCTTTGTTCAATACGTCTTTGGATCTGTCTTTGGCATATGAAACCTGCAAAGAAATAGAAAAAGGGCATTTACTGCTCATCTACAAGGTGATACCTCATGTCTGA
- a CDS encoding FAD:protein FMN transferase produces the protein MKRFLTGMAMSIVWLIFLWVPSISQAKEYTIQGRTMGTFYTVKLVSSQKQSMDLWQKQIDTRLAQVNAGLSMYDPDSDLSRFNQTEPGRSFRLSHDFARVMDTARTVFTLTDGAWDGTVKPLVDLWGFGTRQPTDSLPEPGAITAAVALTGFHHLVFENNHVKKTKSGITLDLGSIAKGYGVDAIAGVLTRAGIDNFLVEIGGELYGSGKNRHKKPWSVGITHPLKTGADAGFYKVVNLENRAIATSGDYRNFFKFGGKTYSHIIDPKTGYPVDNQVVSASVIACTCTFADALATAFMVMAPEDSLALADSLENVECLIIQKTPDGFREIASQGFHTFVQ, from the coding sequence ATGAAACGATTCCTGACAGGCATGGCCATGAGCATTGTCTGGCTCATTTTCCTCTGGGTCCCTTCGATTTCCCAGGCAAAAGAATACACGATCCAGGGCCGCACCATGGGCACGTTTTATACGGTCAAGCTGGTGTCATCCCAAAAACAGTCCATGGATCTGTGGCAGAAACAGATCGACACCCGGCTGGCACAGGTCAATGCCGGGCTGTCCATGTATGATCCGGACAGTGACCTGTCCCGGTTCAACCAAACAGAGCCCGGCCGGTCCTTCCGGCTGTCCCATGATTTCGCCCGGGTCATGGACACGGCCAGAACCGTGTTCACCTTGACGGACGGGGCCTGGGACGGCACGGTCAAACCCCTGGTGGATCTGTGGGGGTTCGGGACCCGGCAGCCTACCGACTCCCTGCCGGAACCGGGTGCTATCACCGCGGCCGTCGCGTTGACCGGATTTCATCACCTGGTGTTTGAAAACAACCATGTAAAAAAGACAAAATCCGGCATCACCCTGGATTTAGGCTCCATTGCCAAGGGATACGGCGTGGATGCCATTGCCGGGGTCCTGACCCGGGCCGGGATTGATAACTTTCTGGTGGAGATCGGGGGCGAGCTCTACGGCTCAGGAAAGAACCGCCATAAAAAACCCTGGTCCGTGGGCATTACCCATCCGTTGAAAACCGGGGCTGATGCCGGCTTTTACAAAGTGGTGAATCTGGAAAACCGGGCCATTGCCACCAGCGGAGATTACCGCAATTTTTTTAAATTTGGGGGCAAAACCTACTCCCACATCATTGATCCCAAAACCGGATATCCCGTGGACAACCAGGTGGTGAGCGCGTCGGTCATTGCCTGCACCTGCACCTTTGCCGATGCCCTGGCTACAGCCTTCATGGTGATGGCCCCGGAGGACAGCCTGGCCCTGGCGGACTCCCTGGAAAATGTGGAATGCCTGATCATTCAGAAAACCCCGGACGGCTTCAGAGAGATCGCATCCCAAGGTTTTCACACCTTTGTCCAGTGA